A DNA window from Zingiber officinale cultivar Zhangliang chromosome 3A, Zo_v1.1, whole genome shotgun sequence contains the following coding sequences:
- the LOC122054203 gene encoding photosystem II 10 kDa polypeptide, chloroplastic-like, which produces MAASIISSLALKPAPASLERLQVKGIPSLVGRPSSSSPFKVQASGKKLKTDKPYGINGGMNLSNGLDASGRKQKGKGVYQFVDKYGANVDGYSPIFNTDDWSPSGDVYVGGQTGLLIWAVTLAGILAGGALLVYNTSALSQ; this is translated from the exons ATGGCAGCCTCCATCATCTCTTCCTTGGCCTTGAAGCCTGCTCCAGCATCCCTCGAGAGGCTTCAAGTCAAGGGTATCCCTTCTCTTGTGGGGAGGCCCTCTTCCTCATCTCCCTTCAAGGTCCAAGCGAGCGGCAAGAAGCTCAAGACTGACAAACCCTACG GGATTAATGGAGGAATGAATCTGTCTAATGGACTTGATGCATCTGGGAGAAAGcaaaag GGAAAGGGTGTTTACCAGTTCGTGGACAAGTACGGTGCAAACGTCGACGGCTACAG CCCGATCTTCAACACAGATGACTGGTCTCCCAGTGGCGACGTCTACGTGGGAG GACAAACGGGGCTATTGATCTGGGCGGTGACTCTCGCCGGAATTCTCGCCGGCGGGGCTCTGCTCGTCTACAACACCAGCGCTCTCTCCCAGTGA
- the LOC122053116 gene encoding uncharacterized protein LOC122053116, with protein MPSALVNSVAITPTTKEAFAWFGPRISFSHDAASVDLPSPAAEGSPEAFHEDFEFLLHDRPVSMLPADELFSEGKLVPLHLAVTKPPEAESMVFPDPPEMRRKAEISGADPYGLSPRAPRCIGRWRELLGLKRASASKFRVQVAVGDVPSAVASAASKKSAVPRSAPKHLLHWHPKAASVDSSFSLPLLRDSDQESSHIASCLSHSSSSSSGPDHEDIAGLSIDSDKIGYVASRIRLSCPRPALPAASRMGFSPSKRTTDPAAQPPRGVSVDSPRMSSSGKIVFHGLERSSSSPGSFTGGPRPRMRRVERSYSANVQVAPVLNVVPVGSLRGSGKPVSVFGLAQLFSPQPKKERQGSVTNRAQASRPSLRHRRQDQDRNICSKSN; from the coding sequence ATGCCGTCCGCCCTGGTGAACAGCGTTGCAATCACGCCGACGACGAAGGAGGCGTTCGCCTGGTTTGGACCTCGGATCTCCTTCAGCCACGATGCTGCCTCCGTTGACCTTCCGTCTCCCGCAGCGGAGGGCAGCCCCGAAGCATTCCACGAGGACTTCGAGTTCCTCCTCCATGACCGTCCCGTCTCCATGCTACCCGCCGACGAGCTCTTCTCCGAGGGAAAACTCGTTCCGCTCCATCTAGCTGTCACCAAGCCTCCGGAGGCTGAGTCTATGGTCTTTCCGGATCCTCCGGAGATGCGGCGGAAGGCGGAGATCTCCGGCGCAGATCCTTACGGGTTATCCCCCCGCGCGCCAAGGTGCATCGGTCGCTGGCGTGAGTTACTCGGCCTGAAGCGCGCATCCGCCTCGAAGTTCCGCGTCCAAGTGGCAGTCGGCGACGTGCCGTCAGCGGTGGCCTCCGCCGCCTCGAAGAAGAGTGCGGTCCCAAGGTCGGCTCCGAAGCATCTGCTCCACTGGCACCCCAAGGCTGCCTCTGTCGACTCGTCGTTTAGTCTCCCCCTCCTTCGCGACTCGGATCAAGAATCTTCGCACATCGCCTCCTGTCTATCTCACTCCTCGTCCTCCTCCTCTGGCCCCGATCACGAGGATATCGCCGGGCTATCCATCGATTCCGATAAGATCGGCTACGTCGCGTCCCGGATCCGCCTATCCTGCCCACGTCCCGCCTTGCCGGCGGCATCGAGGATGGGGTTCAGCCCCAGCAAGCGGACCACCGATCCTGCAGCGCAGCCGCCGCGAGGTGTGTCGGTGGACAGCCCGCGCATGAGCTCATCGGGCAAGATTGTGTTCCACGGCCTGGAGCGGAGCTCGAGCAGTCCGGGGAGCTTCACCGGCGGCCCGAGGCCGCGGATGCGCCGGGTGGAGAGGTCCTACTCTGCCAACGTCCAAGTGGCGCCAGTCCTCAACGTCGTTCCCGTAGGCTCCCTCCGCGGCTCCGGGAAGCCCGTCTCCGTCTTCGGCCTCGCACAGTTGTTCTCGCCGCAGCCAAAGAAGGAACGCCAGGGCTCCGTCACGAACCGGGCGCAGGCGTCCCGTCCGTCCCTGCGCCATCGGCGTCAGGATCAAGATCGCAACATTTGCTCGAAATCAAATTAG